In a single window of the Candidatus Nezhaarchaeota archaeon genome:
- a CDS encoding ribosomal protein L13e codes for MSKGAGLPKAIVRTPRNVSRGQAVVRPRQGRGFSLSELKEAGLSVEKARELGLYVDKRRRSTHPENVEALTKLLGEVRLS; via the coding sequence ATGTCTAAGGGGGCTGGGCTTCCTAAGGCGATTGTCAGGACACCTAGGAACGTGAGCCGCGGCCAGGCTGTAGTAAGGCCTAGACAGGGGAGAGGGTTTAGCTTAAGCGAGCTCAAGGAGGCAGGCCTTAGCGTAGAGAAGGCTAGGGAGCTAGGCCTTTACGTAGATAAGCGTAGGAGGTCGACTCACCCCGAGAACGTCGAAGCGCTTACTAAGCTACTGGGTGAAGTACGGCTCTCTTAG
- a CDS encoding replication factor C large subunit: MSSARSQPLWIDKYRPKRLADIIGNQDAVQQFVDWLKKWRPGSQAALLYGPPGTGKTVTVEVAAQELSLELIELNASDVRTGEAIRRALGPASQYGTLFGQRGRLIFVDEVDGIMEDEDVGGVEAVMDIIKESKVPVVLAANDPWDPKLRALREACLMIRFNKVRSTQIVPLLRKICRAEGVKADDRALKIIADLSEGDVRSAINDLQAVAQGRASLTVEDVEFLRARDRQYGTFDVLRMIFAARTAKEAKEAISSSLIDYETLLQWIHENLPLQYEDPEELARAYDALSMADVYLGMAKRKQRWELLRYFFDLMTAGVAMARRSKYKFVKYQFPRKILLMSQTKKSREMREAALALIASKCHTSRRGARTEILPFLSVLLSTPMGKGVAKWLGLTDEMVKVLSYSD, translated from the coding sequence TTGAGCTCAGCTAGAAGCCAGCCGCTCTGGATCGATAAGTATAGGCCTAAGAGGCTCGCTGACATAATAGGCAACCAGGACGCAGTCCAGCAGTTTGTGGATTGGCTTAAGAAGTGGAGGCCTGGCTCTCAAGCAGCCCTTCTCTACGGCCCTCCTGGCACTGGAAAAACCGTGACTGTCGAGGTGGCTGCCCAAGAACTCAGCCTTGAACTCATTGAGCTGAACGCCAGCGATGTTAGGACTGGGGAGGCCATTAGGCGAGCCCTAGGCCCAGCCTCACAGTACGGGACTCTTTTTGGACAGCGCGGGCGCCTGATATTCGTAGACGAGGTCGATGGCATCATGGAGGACGAGGATGTAGGGGGGGTCGAGGCGGTCATGGACATAATTAAAGAGAGCAAGGTACCAGTAGTACTGGCTGCCAACGACCCCTGGGACCCTAAGCTCAGAGCCCTCCGCGAAGCCTGCCTAATGATAAGATTTAACAAAGTCAGGTCCACGCAAATAGTGCCTCTACTACGAAAGATATGTCGAGCTGAGGGGGTTAAGGCCGACGACAGGGCCCTCAAGATCATAGCCGACCTGTCAGAAGGGGACGTTAGGTCGGCTATTAACGACCTACAGGCAGTAGCCCAGGGGCGCGCTTCTCTAACAGTCGAGGATGTAGAGTTCCTGAGGGCTCGCGATAGGCAGTATGGAACCTTTGACGTGCTTAGAATGATCTTTGCGGCTAGAACAGCCAAAGAGGCTAAGGAGGCGATATCTAGCTCCCTCATAGACTATGAAACGCTGCTTCAATGGATCCACGAAAACCTCCCGCTTCAGTACGAGGACCCTGAAGAGCTAGCTAGGGCCTACGACGCCCTCTCCATGGCCGACGTCTACTTAGGGATGGCCAAGCGCAAGCAGCGCTGGGAGCTACTTCGCTACTTCTTCGACTTAATGACTGCCGGGGTGGCGATGGCTAGGAGGAGCAAGTACAAGTTCGTAAAGTACCAGTTCCCTAGGAAGATATTGTTGATGTCGCAGACGAAGAAGTCTAGGGAGATGAGGGAGGCCGCATTAGCGTTAATTGCCTCCAAGTGCCACACCTCGAGGAGGGGGGCTAGGACTGAGATACTGCCCTTCTTAAGCGTCCTGTTGAGTACGCCAATGGGTAAGGGGGTAGCTAAGTGGCTTGGGCTTACTGACGAAATGGTTAAAGTCCTCTCGTACTCTGACTAA
- a CDS encoding replication factor C small subunit yields MSLSSEALELWIEKYRPRVLNDIVNQKEAVERLKQFVKAKNIPHLLFVGPPGTGKTTAALCLVYELYGENWRQNVLELNASDERGIQTIRERVKGYARTASMGDVPFKVIILDECDAMTAEAQWSLRRIMEMFWRTTRFLLIANYSSKIIEPIQSRCAMFRFSLLSKEDVVNRVKFIAEKEGVKLTKDGIEALWEVSGGDLRKAINALQAAAAMGSAVDERAVYRVVGRATPREVREMVEKALAGKFLEARGTLYKLMMEYGLSGPDIVRQVHSEIFNLKIPEEAKAELANLVGEIDHRLVDGASDDIQLSSLLAQLVKFGLALRQTKA; encoded by the coding sequence CTGTCATTGAGCAGTGAAGCACTGGAGCTATGGATTGAGAAGTATCGCCCACGCGTGCTTAATGACATTGTCAACCAGAAGGAGGCTGTGGAGAGGCTTAAGCAATTTGTTAAGGCGAAGAATATACCACACCTTCTCTTCGTCGGACCCCCGGGGACTGGGAAGACGACCGCAGCCCTCTGTCTTGTCTACGAGCTGTACGGTGAGAACTGGAGGCAGAACGTACTGGAGCTCAACGCGAGCGATGAGAGGGGGATCCAGACGATAAGGGAGAGGGTGAAGGGCTACGCTAGAACGGCGTCAATGGGCGACGTGCCGTTCAAGGTAATTATCCTAGACGAGTGCGACGCTATGACCGCGGAGGCGCAGTGGAGCCTTAGGAGGATCATGGAGATGTTCTGGAGGACGACGAGGTTCCTATTAATAGCTAACTATAGCTCTAAGATTATTGAACCCATACAGTCTAGGTGTGCTATGTTCAGGTTCTCCCTCCTCTCTAAGGAAGACGTTGTAAATAGGGTCAAGTTTATAGCTGAGAAGGAGGGCGTGAAGTTAACTAAGGATGGTATTGAGGCCCTTTGGGAGGTCTCTGGTGGGGATTTGCGCAAAGCTATTAACGCCCTCCAGGCCGCTGCCGCCATGGGCAGCGCCGTTGATGAGAGAGCTGTGTACCGCGTAGTGGGTAGAGCTACTCCGAGAGAAGTGCGCGAGATGGTAGAGAAAGCCCTGGCGGGAAAGTTCTTAGAGGCGCGAGGGACCCTCTACAAGCTAATGATGGAGTACGGGCTCTCCGGCCCTGACATCGTGAGGCAGGTTCACTCTGAGATCTTCAACTTAAAGATACCTGAGGAGGCTAAAGCTGAGCTGGCTAACTTAGTTGGGGAAATAGATCACCGCCTAGTAGACGGGGCGAGCGACGACATTCAGCTATCGAGCTTACTAGCTCAACTAGTCAAGTTTGGCTTAGCGTTAAGACAGACCAAGGCCTAG
- a CDS encoding DNA replication complex GINS family protein: MSGASVKRSALPLLIEEVKVEVTKPLPEILETRPLHMLPVGAMIEVPRWLASILEEEGYVKVLSDVSLDLQWLSKLSWREERSPSPVEVDEALYPKIRELLERLGREASTSIEAHTAKKQAEVKVLDIVRCRLQKIVQAAVSPSVPKGLLDNLTPEEKMLFEKLRWIVDGWTSKIRAG, encoded by the coding sequence ATGTCCGGGGCCTCTGTTAAGCGCTCAGCACTCCCCCTCCTTATTGAGGAGGTTAAAGTAGAGGTCACTAAGCCGCTCCCTGAGATTTTAGAAACCAGGCCCCTACACATGCTCCCCGTGGGGGCTATGATAGAGGTCCCTCGCTGGCTAGCCTCCATACTGGAGGAGGAGGGCTACGTTAAGGTGCTAAGCGACGTTAGCTTAGACCTACAGTGGCTATCTAAGCTCTCATGGAGAGAAGAGCGCTCACCTAGCCCCGTCGAGGTAGACGAGGCCCTCTACCCTAAGATAAGAGAGCTTCTAGAGCGCCTAGGAAGAGAGGCTTCTACAAGCATAGAGGCACACACAGCTAAGAAGCAGGCTGAGGTCAAGGTGCTAGATATAGTTAGATGTAGGCTACAGAAGATCGTCCAGGCAGCCGTGTCCCCCTCAGTACCTAAGGGGCTACTAGACAACTTAACCCCAGAGGAGAAGATGCTGTTTGAGAAACTTAGGTGGATAGTTGATGGGTGGACGTCTAAGATAAGGGCCGGCTGA
- a CDS encoding minichromosome maintenance protein MCM — MKLELDVRSEFVEFYKTFRGEKGGFKYRDKISELPLTGATSLVVDFDDLLSFNSDLAAQLIDAPRSVIDAASRAILDVMRVESPAYAERVKQFQARFRKLPELTSIRKIRSHLFNRLVAVEGILTRATGVKHRLTEAVFRCRRCDERIRVPQTERYLVTPTQCTNPECGSKPGPFDLVLEESSFIDWQRLTIQEKPEELPPGQLPRSIEAIASGDLVDAVRPGDRVVAVGILEFIHESTPRGKLTSFSSFLDLNFIEVSEKGVEEVEITPEDETKIREAAKDPSIVEKVVRSIAPSIYGMDEVKEAIAYLLFGGEPKVLPDGMRIRGDVHVLLVGDPGTAKSQLLQYVARLAPRGIYTSGKGSTAAGLTATVVRDKAVGDFYLEAGALVLADGGVAAIDEIDKMRAEDRIAIHEAMEQQTVSIAKAGIVATLNARTSILAAANPAYGRYAPQRPVAENINLPVTILSRFDFIFILTDKPDPTKDAEKADYVLKLRSSPTPVLSVPFSPDFLRKHIAYARRHVHPKLSSEAMEKIKSFFLELRAKGEPPDAPVPITLRQLESLVRAAEARARIALRDIATVEDAEAAIRLLQAMLRQVGYDRVSKSIDIDLIMVGKPKSQQERFIKLVDVITELEREASGMPVSKEAILKRAEEEGLEGEFVEKALRQLIKEGTLYSPRDGYYKRA; from the coding sequence GTGAAATTGGAGCTCGACGTTAGATCTGAGTTCGTGGAGTTCTACAAGACCTTCCGGGGGGAGAAGGGGGGGTTTAAGTACAGGGACAAGATAAGCGAGCTACCGCTCACCGGGGCCACGTCGCTAGTAGTAGACTTCGACGACTTACTATCTTTCAACTCCGACCTCGCAGCTCAACTAATAGACGCGCCCCGTTCAGTAATAGACGCGGCCTCGAGGGCCATCCTGGACGTCATGAGGGTGGAGAGCCCAGCCTACGCTGAGCGCGTTAAGCAGTTTCAAGCTAGATTCCGTAAGCTTCCAGAACTAACGTCTATTAGGAAGATAAGATCCCACCTCTTTAACCGCTTGGTAGCGGTTGAGGGCATCTTAACTAGAGCCACCGGCGTAAAGCATAGGCTGACGGAGGCTGTGTTTAGGTGCCGGAGGTGCGATGAGCGCATTAGGGTGCCCCAGACTGAACGATACCTAGTTACTCCTACACAGTGCACAAACCCTGAGTGCGGCTCTAAGCCCGGCCCCTTCGACCTAGTCCTTGAGGAGAGCTCCTTCATAGACTGGCAGAGGCTAACGATCCAAGAGAAGCCTGAGGAGCTCCCTCCAGGACAGCTGCCTCGTAGCATCGAGGCCATAGCCAGCGGGGACTTAGTTGATGCCGTGCGCCCAGGGGATCGCGTAGTAGCAGTGGGCATATTAGAGTTCATTCACGAAAGCACCCCTCGTGGCAAGCTCACCTCCTTCTCATCGTTCTTAGACCTAAACTTCATAGAAGTCTCGGAGAAAGGGGTAGAGGAGGTAGAAATAACGCCGGAGGACGAGACGAAGATACGGGAGGCAGCCAAGGACCCATCGATCGTAGAGAAAGTGGTTAGATCCATCGCCCCGTCGATATACGGCATGGACGAAGTGAAGGAGGCCATAGCCTACCTGCTCTTCGGAGGGGAGCCTAAGGTGCTTCCAGATGGCATGAGGATTAGGGGTGATGTCCACGTCCTCTTAGTAGGCGACCCCGGCACGGCCAAGAGCCAGCTGCTTCAGTACGTGGCGAGGCTAGCCCCTAGGGGCATATATACTTCAGGAAAAGGGTCTACGGCGGCAGGGCTAACCGCCACGGTGGTTCGTGATAAAGCGGTCGGAGACTTCTACTTAGAAGCTGGGGCCTTAGTGTTAGCCGACGGTGGGGTAGCGGCTATCGATGAGATCGACAAGATGCGGGCCGAGGACAGGATAGCGATACACGAGGCTATGGAGCAGCAGACCGTCAGCATAGCTAAGGCAGGGATAGTGGCTACGCTTAACGCTAGAACCTCGATACTAGCTGCCGCTAACCCGGCCTACGGGAGGTATGCTCCTCAAAGACCAGTGGCTGAGAACATAAACCTCCCGGTCACGATACTATCGCGCTTCGACTTCATCTTCATCCTCACTGACAAGCCCGACCCAACGAAGGACGCAGAGAAGGCTGACTACGTACTTAAGCTTAGATCTTCACCCACACCGGTGCTAAGCGTACCCTTCAGCCCTGACTTCCTTCGTAAGCACATCGCCTACGCTAGGCGCCACGTCCACCCGAAGCTATCGAGCGAGGCCATGGAGAAAATAAAATCCTTCTTCCTAGAGCTTAGAGCTAAAGGAGAGCCCCCGGACGCCCCCGTGCCAATAACGCTTCGCCAACTAGAGTCACTAGTCAGAGCGGCAGAAGCAAGAGCTAGAATAGCGCTCCGTGACATAGCCACTGTTGAGGATGCAGAGGCGGCCATAAGGCTGCTCCAAGCAATGTTGAGGCAGGTTGGCTACGATAGGGTATCGAAGTCCATAGACATAGACTTGATAATGGTCGGAAAGCCGAAGTCTCAGCAGGAGAGGTTCATTAAGCTAGTCGACGTAATCACTGAGCTTGAGCGCGAGGCAAGCGGAATGCCTGTGAGCAAGGAGGCCATTTTAAAGCGAGCTGAAGAAGAGGGCCTAGAGGGAGAGTTCGTCGAGAAGGCGCTGAGGCAGCTGATCAAGGAAGGTACGCTATATTCACCTCGCGATGGATACTATAAGCGCGCTTAG